One region of Candidatus Hydrogenedentota bacterium genomic DNA includes:
- a CDS encoding DUF2232 domain-containing protein produces MRYAGAFAAVLGLGVTLAWAGLMGAGPVVALAGLWLLPAAVAVWGAASGWPRGFGLTAAAAGGAFLGSGSWVAAAFYGLTAALGLLLSLGFRRRWTYGRCVALVAIPAYLFVAGGVLATWEESRTFAAEFLNGQLEVLRRQAGVLPETEPARPAAEEAETPASPTVEESQETAAPASGASQAARDASVPGLAETARFLRWMQEHWEAINLGLALWPVLLSALFVVSFSARWLRVRGGGSVFCGSFRDLRPPDWLVWLAILAALALFAERRWPNSLLRNVSWNAAIGLAAVYWVNGMAVLVYALSAIRLHVFLAAAVFLGIAVYPGAHAVFCGVGFFDTWAEFRPRLRRAIAARRARQREENEDDED; encoded by the coding sequence ATGCGATACGCCGGAGCATTTGCGGCGGTTTTAGGGCTGGGCGTGACCCTGGCCTGGGCAGGGCTCATGGGTGCGGGCCCCGTGGTTGCGCTGGCCGGTTTGTGGCTTCTTCCCGCGGCAGTAGCCGTATGGGGGGCCGCTTCGGGCTGGCCACGCGGGTTTGGGCTGACTGCGGCGGCGGCGGGGGGCGCGTTTCTTGGCTCGGGGTCATGGGTCGCTGCGGCCTTTTACGGGCTGACGGCGGCCTTGGGGCTCCTGCTGAGCTTGGGTTTTCGGCGGCGGTGGACCTACGGACGGTGCGTTGCGCTGGTAGCTATTCCAGCATACCTGTTCGTGGCGGGGGGCGTATTGGCGACCTGGGAAGAGAGCCGGACGTTTGCCGCCGAATTCTTGAATGGCCAGTTGGAGGTGTTGCGCCGCCAGGCCGGTGTCCTGCCCGAGACGGAGCCGGCGCGGCCGGCAGCGGAAGAGGCGGAAACGCCCGCTTCGCCGACAGTTGAAGAATCGCAAGAGACGGCGGCGCCCGCAAGCGGGGCCTCACAAGCGGCGCGCGACGCGTCCGTCCCCGGTTTGGCGGAGACGGCGCGGTTTCTGCGCTGGATGCAAGAGCACTGGGAAGCGATCAACCTGGGGCTGGCCTTGTGGCCGGTGCTCCTGAGCGCACTGTTTGTGGTGTCGTTCAGCGCGCGGTGGCTGCGCGTTCGCGGCGGCGGTTCCGTGTTCTGCGGGTCGTTTCGCGACCTGCGGCCGCCGGATTGGCTGGTATGGCTGGCGATACTGGCAGCGCTGGCGTTGTTCGCGGAGCGGCGCTGGCCGAACAGTCTGTTACGGAACGTGTCGTGGAACGCGGCGATTGGACTCGCTGCGGTATACTGGGTGAACGGCATGGCGGTCCTGGTTTACGCGTTGAGCGCGATCCGCCTGCATGTGTTTCTCGCTGCGGCGGTATTCCTGGGCATTGCGGTGTATCCGGGAGCGCACGCGGTCTTCTGCGGCGTGGGTTTCTTTGATACGTGGGCCGAGTTCCGGCCGCGGCTGCGCCGCGCGATTGCGGCGCGGCGGGCCCGCCAGCGCGAAGAGAACGAAGATGACGAGGACTAG
- the rplI gene encoding 50S ribosomal protein L9 translates to MKLILCEDVDNLGHMGDTVTVADGYARNFLVPRKMAVPVDSASAKQVEHELGIIRRREEKLRAQQMEYARKLEGVTVEIKVRAGEGEKIFGSVTAAQIAEQLAAMGHEIDKKAVQLKDHIKELGIFTVPVRLGKGVEANIRVWVSSIEPEPEQAPKETGEEG, encoded by the coding sequence ATGAAACTGATCCTGTGTGAAGATGTAGACAACCTGGGCCACATGGGCGATACGGTCACGGTGGCCGACGGTTATGCGCGCAATTTTCTGGTGCCGCGCAAGATGGCGGTGCCGGTGGATTCGGCGAGCGCCAAGCAGGTCGAGCATGAGTTGGGGATTATCCGCCGCCGCGAGGAGAAACTGCGCGCGCAACAGATGGAATACGCGCGGAAGCTCGAGGGCGTGACGGTCGAGATCAAGGTGCGCGCGGGCGAAGGCGAGAAGATCTTCGGTTCCGTGACGGCGGCGCAGATTGCGGAGCAGTTGGCCGCGATGGGCCACGAAATCGACAAGAAGGCCGTCCAACTGAAGGACCACATCAAGGAATTGGGCATATTCACCGTGCCGGTGCGGTTGGGCAAGGGCGTGGAAGCGAACATTCGCGTCTGGGTCAGCTCAATCGAACCCGAGCCGGAACAAGCGCCGAAGGAAACTGGCGAGGAAGGCTGA